In the Candidatus Dechloromonas phosphoritropha genome, GTAACAGTTGCACAATGGAATGGACTGTATAGAATCTGTTTCATGGCTACGAAGTCTCAGGAAGGGAGTCTGCTGGAAGCACAACGTGCCAAGGCGATGCCTCCAAAGATGTACAAGGTGCTGTTGCTGAACGACGATTACACGCCGATGGAGTTCGTGATCGTTGTCCTTCAGCGTTTTTTTGCCATGGACACTGAACAGGCGACAAGAATCATGCTCAAAGTTCACAATGAAGGTCGCGGCGTGTGCGGGCTGTTCCCGCGCGACATCGCCGCTACCAAGGTTGAACAGGTAGGTGCGTTCGCCCGTCAGCACCAGCACCCGCTAGCTTGCATCATGGAGGAAAACTGATGATTGCCCAGGAACTCGAAGTCAGCCTGCACATGGCTTTTGTCGAAGCACGGCAGAAGCGTCACGAGTTCATCACCGTCGAGCACCTGCTGCTGGCGCTGATCGATAATCCGTCGGCGGCCGAGGCGCTGCGCTCCTGCGGCGCCAAGCCCGAGTCGCTGCGCAAGGATCTGACCAATTTCATCAACGAACACACGCCGACGGTTTCCGGCGAGGACGACATCGACACCCAGCCGACGCTCGGTTTCCAGCGCGTCATCCAGCGCGCCATCCTGCACGTCCAGTCGTCCGGCAAGAAGGAAGTCAATGGCGCCAATGTGCTCGTCGCCATCTACGGCGAGAAGGACTCGCACGCCGTCTATTTCCTGCAGAAACAGGGCATCACGCGCCTTGATGTGGTGAATTTCATCTCGCATGGCATCGCCAAGGTTCCGCAGCAGAAGAATTCACCAGAAGGCGAAGTGGAAACCGAAGGCGAAAAGGAACAGGCCGGTCCGCTCGAGCAATACACGATCAACCTCAACGCGCTGGCGC is a window encoding:
- the clpS gene encoding ATP-dependent Clp protease adapter ClpS: MATKSQEGSLLEAQRAKAMPPKMYKVLLLNDDYTPMEFVIVVLQRFFAMDTEQATRIMLKVHNEGRGVCGLFPRDIAATKVEQVGAFARQHQHPLACIMEEN